A window of Salvia splendens isolate huo1 chromosome 8, SspV2, whole genome shotgun sequence genomic DNA:
CCTCTGTGGACAATGCAATCAATAAAAAttattgaaactaaaaaaatttcTTCACAATTATGACTTAGGGGGAAGTTGAGGATTATCAGAGTTCCAAAAGGGGCTTCAAGAATTTCAAAGAAAATCTTGTATATTTCTGGGACAATTTGGTCAGTGAATGTCAGAATGGACCACTGTTTGATCAATCATTATTTGACAGATGTTTGGACTACATCATTGCGTTGTCATGGTAAGTACATGAAATCAAGTTAGCATGAATACTAAACAGAACGAAGTGGCTTTATTAAGCTTGTGGTTTCTTTGGCAGTACTCCTCCTAGAAGTTATCGTCAGATTGCATCTTTGATGGGACTTCAACTTGTCACATCCTTTATCAATGTAGCTAAAATCCTTGGTCCGCAGAGGGAAACCACTCAGAGACAGTTAGATgctgaaaagaagaagaatattGAAGGACCTCGAGTGGAGTCGCTCACTAAAAGGTTATCAATGACACATGAGAAGATAACTATGTTGGAAGAGATGATGAGGAAAATCTTTACTGGGTATGTTATCTATATGCTGAAGTTTTGTTCATTAACTGTGGTAATATTTTGTTCCTTAGTTTTCACGCCCTCTAAGGGACTTATATCCTTTCATTGCTGTCAGTTCatcttgaatatttttttgtaaaggTTATTCGTGCATCGTTACCGAGACATTGATCCAGATATTCGAATGTCGTGCATCGAGTCACTTGGCGTGTGGGTACTATCATATCCCTCACTTTTCTTGCAGGATTTATATTTAAAGTATCTTGGATGGACATTGAATGACAAAGTAAGTTACATTTTGTTAAATCATTGTTGAGTGTCCGAGGCTTTATTTTCTTCCAAATGCTGAAAATTTTCTTATCTTCCATCTGGTTTGAAGAGTTCTGGTGTTAGAAAGATTTCTGTACTAGCATTGCAAAATCTTTATGAGGTGGATGCCAATGTGCCATCTCTGAATCTTTTCACTCAGAGATTCTACAGAAGGATGCTTGAGCTGGCTGATGATATTGACATTTCTGTTTCAGTATGTGCAATAGGCCTCGTAAAACAGTTGTTAAGGTACAGTAATTTGcgattatatgtatatatatgtgtttgtgtgtgtgtgtgtttatcttttctttttctttttcttttttttgggggggtgGGGGTGGGGTTGAGCAGGGGGAGCTTCCCCAGTAAGTAGACATAATGCATGGCCATCATACATAAAACTTTTCCTGATTAGGGGTGTTGGGATATATTGCAGACATGAACTTGTGCCTGATGAAGAACTAGGTTCTTTCTACGACTTATTAATTGATGACCCACCTGAAGTCCGACGCGCCATTGGAGCACTAGTACATGATCATTTGATTGCTCAGAAatttaacaattcacaatctcACTCAACAGGTACCATTTCCAGCtgcatatatattataattcttTGATTTACCTGATAACCTATTTTGTTTCTTTCAGGCAGTGACAGTGATTCTCCAGAGGTCCACATTAATAGAATGCTGAAGATACTCAAAGAATTCTCAGCTGATCCCATTCTGAGTTCATATGTCATTGATGATATATGGGATTACATGGGGGCCATGAAAGTACGTCACTGCTAATGATAGCATGTGTATGCGTgttataaattcaattaaaacattAAGAGAGCGTAGttagaaacataaaaatgatagtactatatattatgGTTTCTATGATGTTACTTTGGCTTGCTGGAATGTATATTTCTCTTCCCTTCCTCATTCTGTTACTTCGCTGACAAAGAAATAAGGAATCAAAAGAATGAGGCTCCGGCTAATGTCAACTACATTATTAGTTCACCTAGGGTTTAGAAGCACAATAGATTTGTGAATCATCAAAATAAAGTGAGTTTAGTGATTCTTTCTAGGTTCTTAAGGTAATGATATTATATTTTGTACTATCTCATTGTTGATGTCCTCACTTCTTGCATTACCTCTTTTGGCTTGTTCTGCTTTTTTCTTTTCACGTTCTTTCGTTCCTGGAAGTATGCCTGCTCTAGTATTGCCTTATGGCCCCTATCCGAATCATCTTCCGGCTGTTCCAAATTCTGTGGCTGGAATAAAGTTGTTTAAATAAGTTCAATGGAATCAGATGGATTTGCGTTCATACTGGTATGTGTTGATAAATTGGCTGCCTCATGAAGGAGTGAACATCTTTGCAGGATTGGAAGTGCATCATTCGTATGCTTCTGGCAGATAATCCATCAGCCGAGCTTGATGATGTAGATGCTACAAATTTGATTAGGCTCTTCTTCTCATCAGTTAGGAAAGCAGTTGGAGAGAGGATTGTTCCTACTACTGACAATAGAAACCCACATCATACCAAAGCTCAGAAGGTTAAACAATAACAGTTTTCTCATTATCTGTCAAATATTCTATTAGAGTtccaattctattttttttcttaatacaCTGCAGCGGTTTATTGGATTTCCTCAATCACAGTTATCAACATATTATCCCGTACAATGTATTATcactaaattataaaataataaattgccTGTTTTTGCTTTACGATTACCAGGAAATGTTTGAAAACAGTAAGCGCGACATAACAGTTGCCATGATGAAGACCTATCCCCAGCTCTTGCGCAAATTTATGCCTGACAAGGACAAAATAGCTCCTTTAGTAGGAATTATTCCCCACATGAATCTTGAGCTTTATTCTCTTAAGAGACAGGAACAGGTGAATACTTACATTGCttttctacacagtttaatctGTGTAGGTTTACAAGGCATGCTACTCTTAACACAACAGTGATGCGACATATGTGTGTTCTGTCTTTTGCAGAACTTCAGGGCTGTTCTTAAACTTATAAGAGAGGCCTTTTTCAAGCACGGGGAGAAAGATAATTTGAGAGCATGTGTGAAGGCAATTAAGTTCTGTTCCTCTGAGAGTCAAGGGGAATTGCAAGACTTTGCTCAAAATCAGATCAAGGATCTTGAAGATGACTTGGTTGCCAAATTAAAATCGGCTATGAAAGATGTTATGGTGGGCTAATATTTTCTGTATTTGCATGTTGATCTGGGGATTGACTTGCTTCTTATGTGCAGAATGGTGGGGATGAATACTCCTTGCTTGTAAATCTGAAAAGGTTGCATGAACTCCAGTTAATGCACAAAGTTCCTCTAGACAGCTTGTATCAAGACCTCGTGCATATTCTTAAGAGTTTCAGGAACATAGATGATGAGGTCTGCAAATTAAATGTCTTCATTTCATGATCATTTTCTTCTATCATGCTTCTTGACATCATGTTTTGTTATACAGGTTGTTTCTTTCTTGTTTCTGAATATGTTTGTTCATGTCTCTTGGTGCCTGCACTCCATTCTATCAAGTGAAACAGTTTCAGAGACATCTTTATCTTCTCTAATAGGGAAGCGTGATGCCTTGTTGGAGGAACTTGATTACTTTTTAAGTAACTCTTTTCAACTTCATAGTGATAGTAGGTCCAAAACTCAGCTGGCATATTGGGTCAGCACTCTCTATCCTACGATTTCTAAACATATTTCCCTGCCTTCTTTGCcccttactttttttttttggtgttttaaaGAATTTTAGAATAATTTTGTTTGACACTGCCATATACTTTTTGTAGGTCTGTGGTATTCTGGCAGATACCTGGTGTTTGTTTAAAAGGGCTAAATTTTCTATGACAAAGCTGGAAATATTAGGGTACAC
This region includes:
- the LOC121744852 gene encoding sister-chromatid cohesion protein 3-like isoform X1; its protein translation is MEEEPVAPDTATRRSKRTRAEVRQADFTRTDRIEDELEDEREESSDEFQQPRPKPKRNRPNEGASTSAAASRKADLSLTDVIKGDGKEIPEVVKRWVEHYERNQKSAMAELLTMLFEACGAKHSILEENIEETDVDDVVVALVNMAKRGEVEDYQSSKRGFKNFKENLVYFWDNLVSECQNGPLFDQSLFDRCLDYIIALSCTPPRSYRQIASLMGLQLVTSFINVAKILGPQRETTQRQLDAEKKKNIEGPRVESLTKRLSMTHEKITMLEEMMRKIFTGLFVHRYRDIDPDIRMSCIESLGVWVLSYPSLFLQDLYLKYLGWTLNDKSSGVRKISVLALQNLYEVDANVPSLNLFTQRFYRRMLELADDIDISVSVCAIGLVKQLLRHELVPDEELGSFYDLLIDDPPEVRRAIGALVHDHLIAQKFNNSQSHSTGSDSDSPEVHINRMLKILKEFSADPILSSYVIDDIWDYMGAMKDWKCIIRMLLADNPSAELDDVDATNLIRLFFSSVRKAVGERIVPTTDNRNPHHTKAQKEMFENSKRDITVAMMKTYPQLLRKFMPDKDKIAPLVGIIPHMNLELYSLKRQEQNFRAVLKLIREAFFKHGEKDNLRACVKAIKFCSSESQGELQDFAQNQIKDLEDDLVAKLKSAMKDVMNGGDEYSLLVNLKRLHELQLMHKVPLDSLYQDLVHILKSFRNIDDEVVSFLFLNMFVHVSWCLHSILSSETVSETSLSSLIGKRDALLEELDYFLSNSFQLHSDSRSKTQLAYWVCGILADTWCLFKRAKFSMTKLEILGYTPDVTVIEKYWRMCEQLLDVSDDAEDEEDEENREYTEETNADTVMFALAKLVATDTVAKEHLAPEVISHLGKYGASVTEIVKHLITVLKKKGDISNILLEALKKAYQRYLAAISSGDDETSSKQFQECKSLAARLSGPYVGAARNKYKAEILNIVREGINFAFSEAPKQLSFLDGAMLPFVSKLPPSDILDIMKGVERRTENVKTDEDPSGWRAYHTFLDILREKYLKNEAAKVADGNEGTTVRRRGRPRKQQTLQGKRLFDDQISSEDEDPISGSDQDVGAEDKEEDDELLIHSLRASSKLRSLRVSKSQTRTVDSNLAAEDLATPKTSGASS
- the LOC121744852 gene encoding sister-chromatid cohesion protein 3-like isoform X2, yielding MEEEPVAPDTATRRSKRTRAEVRQADFTRTDRIEDELEDEREESSDEFQQPRPKPKRNRPNEGASTSAAASRKADLSLTDVIKGDGKEIPEVVKRWVEHYERNQKSAMAELLTMLFEACGAKHSILEENIEETDVDDVVVALVNMAKRGEVEDYQSSKRGFKNFKENLVYFWDNLVSECQNGPLFDQSLFDRCLDYIIALSCTPPRSYRQIASLMGLQLVTSFINVAKILGPQRETTQRQLDAEKKKNIEGPRVESLTKRLSMTHEKITMLEEMMRKIFTGLFVHRYRDIDPDIRMSCIESLGVWVLSYPSLFLQDLYLKYLGWTLNDKSSGVRKISVLALQNLYEVDANVPSLNLFTQRFYRRMLELADDIDISVSVCAIGLVKQLLRHELVPDEELGSFYDLLIDDPPEVRRAIGALVHDHLIAQKFNNSQSHSTGSDSDSPEVHINRMLKILKEFSADPILSSYVIDDIWDYMGAMKDWKCIIRMLLADNPSAELDDVDATNLIRLFFSSVRKAVGERIVPTTDNRNPHHTKAQKEMFENSKRDITVAMMKTYPQLLRKFMPDKDKIAPLVGIIPHMNLELYSLKRQEQNFRAVLKLIREAFFKHGEKDNLRACVKAIKFCSSESQGELQDFAQNQIKDLEDDLVAKLKSAMKDVMNGGDEYSLLVNLKRLHELQLMHKVPLDSLYQDLVHILKSFRNIDDEVVSFLFLNMFVHVSWCLHSILSSETVSETSLSSLIGKRDALLEELDYFLSNSFQLHSDSRSKTQLAYWVCGILADTWCLFKRAKFSMTKLEILGYTPDVTVIEKYWRMCEQLLDVSDDAEDEEDEENREYTEETNADTVMFALAKLVATDTVAKEHLAPEVISHLGKYGASVTEIVKHLITVLKKKGDISNILLEALKKAYQRYLAAISSGDDETSSKQFQECKSLAARLSGPYVGAARNKYKAEILNIVREGINFAFSEAPKQLSFLDGAMLPFVSKLPPSDILDIMKGVERRTENVKTDEDPSGWRAYHTFLDILREKYLKNEAAKDGNEGTTVRRRGRPRKQQTLQGKRLFDDQISSEDEDPISGSDQDVGAEDKEEDDELLIHSLRASSKLRSLRVSKSQTRTVDSNLAAEDLATPKTSGASS